The Biomphalaria glabrata chromosome 1, xgBioGlab47.1, whole genome shotgun sequence sequence GCTGTCCTCAATACTGCCCACCATACTGCCCTCCAGTGTGCTCGAAAGCGTGCAGCTGCTCTGACCTCAGGAACTGCAGCCCTTGCAGTAGCCCGTGTAGTGACAGCCTCAGCCCGTGTTGCTCTCGCAGTGTACATAAGCCGATCCGTCTGATCGTATCTCCTAAACGTCGTCCTTTCTTTGCAggtaaaacacattttttggtTTTGGGGGTTTTCCTTAGCAGTGTTTTAGTGTCTACCGCATTTAGTTGTAACGTTCTTGGTCTTGTGGTGGCCTGTGCTGTGCGCTGGCGATACGATGATGTGATGGCTCAAAATCTATCGCCTCTTCCCCCCTTCTACGTGGTTCAGTCTAAGCTTTTGGTCAAGGACGTCCGTGAGCTCAGGTTACCTATAGTCAATTTAGATCGAACTCAAATATGGTAGGAGGAGAATTCGTgagtaacgtttttttttatggtcaGACCTCTGAAACTAGAAAGATTAGGTCATTTTAGTTGATCTGTTTCGTTGAAAACGTTAAAGtatggctagcacaatgaccaaacgACACCTACTTATCGAATTGGTGATAGGCATTGCTGCTTTGGGGGCGGGGGGCTCTCTGGGTTGACTAACACTGCCCACTTCCTTTTACGTGCTACGACGGTCCAGTCTAGGCATGGTCGTCTCGTTATCAAGTGAGTTTCAGATCAAGGCTTTACTCAAGTGTGAATTCAACATTTCAAACTCTATATAGTCGTAAgtgaacacaaaaataaagacaaGACAATGTATTTTCAAATTTAGTAGACGCCAAGGGAACTAAAAAAACGTGGAAGTTCCCTCAGATTTTGTCTTacaacatatttacatttttaagatTCTATTCATGAACCAATTCTATCTCACACAATCATTTTCTTCGCAGAATTGAATCAATGCggatttttcaaccttttcgGTATAATTCTGTTTCTAGTCGTGGCAGCTCTCTTTACAATGTCTCTGATAGGTAAGTGTTTGTCTCTGATAGGTTAGTGTTTGTCTCTGATAGGTAAGTGTTTGTCTCTGATAGGTAAGTGTTTGTCTCTGATAGGTTAGTGTTTGTCTCTGATAGGTTAGTGTTTGTCTCTGATAGGTAAGTGTTTGTCTCTGATAGTTAAGTGTTTGTCTCTGATAGGTAAGTGTTTGTCTCTGATAGGTTAGTGTTTGTCTCTGATAGGTAAGTGTTTGTCTCTGATTGGTTAGTGTTTGCCTCTGATAGTTTTCACATTGTCTCTGAAGAACGTCTTTGGTAAATCTTACGCTTAAGTCTTGTTTTATTTGCAACTTCGGATACTCCATATCTCAGTGTCAAGGGTTCTCACATCAGAGAGTCCACGAGGCAGATGACACTAAAAGTCAGTATTGAGTATTGTGTGGTGATACAATGTCCAATCATGTCGGGGGCTATTGCTAGAGTCCAAGTATTTACGTGGACTTGATGAAACAGCTTCAGCCATTGAAAGATGAAGTCTAttaaaactctttctctcctaatcaacgatgtcatcgttgatttgatcccatttaaactaaattgattttttaatttataaactttaatctGTGTTGTGtcaaaagagcatgcattctcttataattcgataccaaatataatattttctaataacaatcaaaaagttatttaagtttaattagaacaggagagtgaaatacaaatgagcaaaatgaatattaCTATCGGaatgaggaaaataattacggagagaaagagttatggGCCGAAGGTATGCTGCGTGAAACCCTATGCCCACAGAGTTCAGGATGGAAGCTTGGACTCTT is a genomic window containing:
- the LOC106069243 gene encoding late cornified envelope-like proline-rich protein 1 isoform X2, with the protein product MESHAAYSWDHPRYSRNSTSYSSSPRETSRKQSCSSVSEDDHDSCVGMASGSKYPPLFCRSSERCCPPSSPPYSPPCCPQYCPPYCPPVCSKACSCSDLRNCSPCSSPCSDSLSPCCSRSVHKPIRLIVSPKRRPFFAELNQCGFFNLFGIILFLVVAALFTMSLIGQAPG